One Cellulomonas sp. Y8 DNA segment encodes these proteins:
- the abc-f gene encoding ribosomal protection-like ABC-F family protein: MITVQGVELRVGARVLLSEATFRVAPGDRIGLVGRNGAGKTTLTKTLAGETQPTGGQISRSGDIGYLPQDPRSGELSDLAMSRVLSARGLDRIIEQMRETEGLMASTDDAVREAAMERYPKLEARFTAGGGYAAESEAHRITANLGLDDRVLGQPLSTLSGGQRRRVELARILFSGNDTLLLDEPTNHLDADSIAWLRDYLKTYPGGFVVISHDVELLRATVNKVFHLDANRGELDQYNLGWDAYVLQRETDEKRRRRERANAEKKAGALLAQADKMRAKATKAVAAQNMARRAERMLSGLDEVRASDKVAKLRFPEPAACGRTPLTASDLSKSYGSQEVFAGVDLAIDRGSRVVVLGLNGAGKTTLLRMLAGLQESDTGEVRPGHGLKLGYYAQEHETLDMDRTVVENLRSSAPDLTDTQVRSVLGSFLFSGDDADKPAKVLSGGEKTRLALAALVVSAANVLLLDEPTNNLDPASREEILAALRGYTGAVVLVSHDEGAVEALNPERVVLLPDGDEDLWNPSYLDLVTLA, translated from the coding sequence GTGATCACCGTTCAGGGCGTGGAGCTGCGCGTGGGTGCCCGCGTGCTGCTGTCCGAGGCGACCTTCCGGGTGGCGCCCGGCGACCGGATCGGCCTCGTCGGCCGCAACGGCGCCGGCAAGACCACGCTGACCAAGACGCTGGCGGGGGAGACCCAGCCGACCGGCGGGCAGATCTCCCGCAGCGGCGACATCGGCTACCTCCCGCAGGACCCGCGGTCGGGCGAGCTGTCCGACCTCGCGATGTCCCGGGTGCTGTCGGCGCGCGGCCTCGACCGGATCATCGAGCAGATGCGCGAGACCGAGGGCCTGATGGCGTCCACGGACGACGCGGTGCGCGAGGCGGCCATGGAGCGGTACCCGAAGCTCGAGGCCCGGTTCACCGCCGGCGGTGGGTACGCCGCCGAGAGCGAGGCGCACCGGATCACCGCTAACCTCGGCCTGGACGACCGCGTCCTCGGCCAGCCGCTGAGCACCCTGTCCGGCGGCCAGCGCCGCCGCGTCGAGCTCGCGCGCATCCTGTTCTCGGGCAACGACACGCTGCTGCTCGACGAGCCGACGAACCACCTCGACGCGGACTCGATCGCCTGGCTGCGCGACTACCTCAAGACCTACCCGGGCGGCTTCGTGGTCATCAGCCACGACGTCGAGCTGCTGCGCGCCACCGTCAACAAGGTGTTCCACCTCGACGCCAACCGCGGCGAGCTCGACCAGTACAACCTCGGCTGGGACGCCTACGTGCTCCAGCGCGAGACGGACGAGAAGCGCCGCCGCCGCGAGCGCGCCAACGCGGAGAAGAAGGCCGGCGCGCTGCTGGCCCAGGCCGACAAGATGCGCGCGAAGGCCACCAAGGCGGTCGCCGCGCAGAACATGGCCCGCCGCGCCGAGCGGATGCTGTCCGGCCTCGACGAGGTCCGGGCGTCCGACAAGGTCGCGAAGCTGCGGTTCCCCGAGCCCGCCGCGTGCGGGCGCACCCCGCTGACGGCGTCCGACCTGTCGAAGTCGTACGGCTCGCAGGAGGTGTTCGCCGGCGTCGACCTGGCGATCGACCGGGGCTCGCGCGTCGTCGTGCTCGGGCTCAACGGCGCGGGCAAGACCACGCTGCTGCGGATGCTCGCGGGGCTGCAGGAGTCGGACACCGGCGAGGTGAGGCCGGGGCACGGCCTCAAGCTCGGGTACTACGCCCAGGAGCACGAGACGCTCGACATGGACCGCACGGTCGTCGAGAACCTGCGCTCGTCGGCGCCCGACCTGACCGACACCCAGGTGCGGTCGGTGCTGGGCTCGTTCCTGTTCTCGGGCGACGACGCCGACAAGCCCGCCAAGGTGCTGTCCGGCGGCGAGAAGACCCGGCTGGCGCTCGCGGCCCTGGTCGTGTCGGCGGCGAACGTGCTGCTGCTCGACGAGCCGACCAACAACCTCGACCCGGCCAGCCGCGAGGAGATCCTGGCGGCGCTGCGGGGGTACACCGGCGCGGTCGTGCTGGTGAGCCACGACGAGGGGGCCGTCGAGGCGCTGAACCCGGAGCGGGTCGTGCTGCTGCCCGACGGCGACGAGGACCTGTGGAACCCGTCCTACCTGGACCTGGTCACCCTGGCCTGA
- a CDS encoding biotin transporter BioY, with product MSEHRPEVAPAADAAAHAGPAPAAAAAPAPVARTSVATDVALIATFAAFVAVCAVLPAIPTGGAVPITLQTFGVALTGLVLGPRRGALALLLYVAVGLAGVPVLSGATGGLGVLASPSAGYLLAFPAAAAIAGGFGLLARRAPGRWRVPALLGAATAGSLLVIHPLGIAVMGWRLGLSASEAVAAGAVFLPGDLIKNALAAVVAAAALRAFPDLLRGR from the coding sequence ATGTCCGAGCACCGCCCCGAGGTCGCCCCCGCGGCCGACGCCGCCGCGCACGCCGGCCCTGCGCCCGCCGCCGCGGCCGCCCCGGCCCCCGTGGCCCGCACCTCGGTCGCCACCGACGTCGCGCTGATCGCCACGTTCGCCGCGTTCGTCGCCGTGTGCGCGGTCCTGCCCGCCATCCCGACCGGTGGGGCCGTGCCGATCACCCTGCAGACCTTCGGCGTCGCGCTCACCGGCCTGGTGCTCGGCCCGCGTCGCGGCGCCCTCGCGCTGCTGCTGTACGTCGCCGTCGGCCTGGCGGGCGTCCCGGTGCTGTCCGGCGCGACCGGGGGGCTCGGCGTGCTGGCGTCGCCGTCGGCCGGCTACCTGCTCGCGTTCCCCGCGGCCGCGGCGATCGCCGGCGGGTTCGGGTTGCTGGCGCGCCGCGCGCCCGGCCGGTGGCGGGTCCCGGCGCTGCTCGGCGCGGCGACCGCCGGCTCGCTGCTGGTGATCCACCCGCTCGGTATCGCGGTCATGGGCTGGCGGCTGGGCCTGTCCGCGTCCGAGGCGGTCGCCGCCGGCGCCGTCTTCCTGCCCGGCGACCTGATCAAGAACGCGCTCGCCGCCGTGGTCGCCGCGGCCGCGCTCCGCGCCTTCCCGGACCTGCTGCGCGGCCGGTGA
- a CDS encoding energy-coupling factor ABC transporter ATP-binding protein, with translation MIELDGAVVTAYSPGEARRGAERVVTLLGPVTATLTERRIAVVGANGSGKSTLARLLNGLTLPSAGSVRVDGLDTARDGAAVRRRVGFLFTDPDAQVVMPTPVEDVALSLRRLGVPGRERDARAREALDRVGLASRADLPVRALSGGQRQLLALAAVLATEPAVLVCDEPTTLLDLRWRRVVDGLLADLPQQVVQVTHDLDAAARADRVLVVDGGRVAHDGAPGPALDAYRALMAVEPA, from the coding sequence GTGATCGAGCTCGACGGCGCGGTCGTCACGGCGTACTCCCCGGGCGAGGCGCGCCGCGGGGCCGAGCGGGTCGTCACCCTGCTGGGCCCGGTCACGGCGACGCTCACGGAGCGCCGCATCGCCGTCGTCGGCGCGAACGGCTCGGGCAAGTCGACGCTCGCCCGGCTGCTGAACGGCCTGACGCTGCCGTCGGCGGGCTCGGTGCGGGTCGACGGCCTCGACACGGCGCGCGACGGCGCCGCGGTGCGCCGCCGGGTCGGCTTCCTGTTCACCGACCCCGACGCCCAGGTCGTGATGCCGACGCCCGTCGAGGACGTCGCCCTGTCCCTGCGCCGCCTCGGCGTCCCCGGCCGCGAGCGGGACGCCCGCGCCCGGGAGGCGCTGGACCGCGTGGGACTGGCGTCCCGCGCCGACCTGCCCGTCCGTGCGCTGTCCGGCGGCCAGCGGCAGCTGCTCGCGCTGGCCGCGGTGCTCGCCACCGAGCCCGCGGTGCTGGTCTGCGACGAGCCCACCACGCTGCTCGACCTGCGCTGGCGCCGCGTCGTCGACGGCCTGCTCGCCGACCTCCCCCAGCAGGTGGTCCAGGTGACGCACGACCTCGACGCGGCGGCGCGGGCCGACCGGGTGCTGGTCGTCGACGGCGGCCGCGTGGCGCACGACGGCGCGCCCGGGCCCGCCCTCGACGCGTACCGCGCGCTGATGGCGGTCGAGCCCGCGTGA
- a CDS encoding energy-coupling factor transporter transmembrane component T, with protein MTLLGAHRTARTPLDRAPVGAKLAALALLGVAVVATRGVPAALVLLGVAVAAAAVAALPPRPTLRGLLPVLVTALLAGAYQAWARGPGPAVEVVADLLTLVLGAAVVTATTPADRLLDALARAARPLRRVGVPPDLVALAVALVLRSVPEIARTVHEVRDAARARGVERDPRVWLTPAVLRVVGRARDLGEALAARGIVD; from the coding sequence GTGACGCTGCTCGGCGCGCACCGCACCGCCCGCACCCCGCTGGACCGGGCGCCGGTCGGGGCCAAGCTCGCGGCGCTGGCGCTGCTCGGCGTCGCCGTCGTGGCGACCCGGGGCGTGCCGGCCGCGCTCGTGCTGCTCGGGGTGGCGGTCGCGGCCGCCGCCGTCGCCGCGCTCCCCCCGCGCCCGACGCTCCGCGGGCTGCTCCCGGTGCTCGTGACGGCGCTGCTCGCCGGCGCGTACCAGGCGTGGGCCCGCGGACCCGGCCCGGCCGTCGAGGTGGTCGCCGACCTGCTGACCCTCGTCCTCGGCGCCGCGGTGGTCACCGCCACCACCCCCGCCGACCGGCTCCTCGACGCCCTCGCGCGCGCCGCCCGGCCGCTGCGCCGGGTCGGCGTCCCGCCCGACCTGGTCGCCCTCGCGGTCGCGCTGGTCCTGAGGTCGGTGCCCGAGATCGCCCGCACCGTGCACGAGGTCCGGGACGCGGCGCGCGCCCGGGGGGTCGAGCGCGACCCGCGGGTGTGGCTCACCCCGGCGGTGCTGCGGGTCGTCGGACGCGCGCGGGACCTGGGCGAGGCGCTGGCCGCGCGCGGGATCGTCGACTGA
- a CDS encoding neutral zinc metallopeptidase, protein MTFQDGGRFEGGRVQSRRGGGRGRGIAVGGGLGTLVLVVVVTLLGGNPAQLLSGDGGTGAGSQEQVSEIGDCTAQQANAERECRLSATVQSLDAYWQRTLPELAQDPDVEPAVVSFQDATETGCGSASSSTGPFYCPPDRTIYLDLSFYDLLASQYGAQGGPLAEEYVVAHEYGHHIQQLTGVFDRADRSGTGDDSDSVRTELQADCYAGMWAGDAATTVDPDTGVTFLEPITEAQLADALSAAAAVGDDHIQQQSAGGVNPDTWTHGSSEQRQRWFTTGYRDGTVQSCDTFAAASL, encoded by the coding sequence ATGACGTTCCAGGACGGCGGCCGGTTCGAGGGCGGGCGCGTGCAGTCCCGCCGCGGCGGCGGCCGCGGGCGGGGCATCGCGGTGGGCGGCGGCCTCGGCACGCTGGTGCTCGTGGTGGTCGTGACGCTGCTCGGCGGCAACCCGGCGCAGCTGCTGTCCGGCGACGGCGGGACGGGTGCCGGCTCGCAGGAGCAGGTCTCCGAGATCGGGGACTGCACGGCCCAGCAGGCCAACGCCGAGCGCGAGTGCCGGCTCTCGGCGACGGTCCAGTCGCTCGACGCGTACTGGCAGCGCACGCTGCCGGAGCTGGCCCAGGACCCGGACGTCGAGCCCGCCGTGGTGTCCTTCCAGGACGCCACCGAGACGGGCTGCGGCAGCGCCTCGTCGTCGACGGGGCCGTTCTACTGCCCGCCGGACCGCACGATCTACCTCGACCTGTCGTTCTACGACCTGCTCGCCTCGCAGTACGGCGCGCAGGGCGGGCCGCTCGCCGAGGAGTACGTGGTGGCGCACGAGTACGGCCACCACATCCAGCAGCTGACCGGCGTGTTCGACCGCGCGGACCGGTCCGGGACGGGCGACGACTCCGACTCGGTCCGCACCGAGCTCCAGGCCGACTGCTACGCCGGGATGTGGGCCGGCGACGCCGCCACGACGGTCGACCCGGACACCGGCGTGACGTTCCTGGAGCCGATCACCGAGGCGCAGCTCGCCGACGCCCTGTCCGCCGCCGCGGCGGTCGGCGACGACCACATCCAGCAGCAGTCCGCGGGCGGCGTGAACCCGGACACGTGGACGCACGGCTCCAGCGAGCAGCGCCAGCGCTGGTTCACGACCGGCTACCGCGACGGCACGGTCCAGTCCTGCGACACGTTCGCGGCCGCCTCGCTCTGA
- a CDS encoding winged helix-turn-helix domain-containing protein: MISPAVPSALFRTDVQREVLRELVRSAAGTRTAADLARALGRPESTVTREVARLAADGMVRTVAHGRRRLLSPDYTNPFMRAVRTAFEELDTIAAERGRGVRWWSTAPEIAARTGALVRAGEDDRALRVLLDGVNQVPLVAALDGLDDMLAEPGSTGAERWDALLAGAVRYRCRLVGRAAPGWTRRDPLPTWWWPGGRGARAAFAVQRTPPELARLGIWFDARNFGTA; encoded by the coding sequence GTGATCTCGCCCGCCGTCCCGAGCGCGCTGTTCCGCACCGACGTGCAGCGCGAGGTGCTGCGCGAGCTCGTGCGGTCCGCGGCGGGCACCCGGACGGCCGCTGACCTGGCTCGTGCGCTCGGCCGGCCGGAGTCGACGGTGACGCGCGAGGTCGCGCGGCTCGCGGCCGACGGCATGGTGCGGACCGTGGCCCACGGGCGGCGCCGGCTGCTCAGCCCGGACTACACGAACCCGTTCATGCGGGCGGTCCGCACGGCGTTCGAGGAGCTGGACACGATCGCGGCCGAGCGCGGGCGCGGCGTCCGCTGGTGGTCGACCGCGCCGGAGATCGCCGCGCGGACGGGGGCGCTGGTGCGTGCGGGCGAGGACGACCGCGCGCTCCGGGTGCTGCTCGACGGGGTGAACCAGGTCCCGCTGGTCGCGGCCCTGGACGGGCTGGACGACATGCTGGCCGAGCCCGGGAGCACGGGGGCCGAGCGCTGGGACGCCCTGCTCGCCGGTGCGGTCCGGTACCGGTGCCGGCTGGTCGGACGCGCAGCACCCGGCTGGACCCGGCGCGACCCGCTCCCCACCTGGTGGTGGCCGGGCGGTCGTGGGGCGCGCGCTGCCTTCGCCGTGCAGCGGACCCCGCCCGAGCTCGCTCGGCTCGGGATCTGGTTCGACGCGCGGAACTTCGGCACCGCGTGA
- a CDS encoding metal-sulfur cluster assembly factor, giving the protein MSDTTVSPQQDGAAPAPVNAADVEEALRDVIDPELGVNVVDLGLVYGIAIEQGRNVVIDMTLTSAACPLTDVIEDQAGTSLEGLVDSVRINWVWMPPWGPEKITDDGRAMMRALGFNI; this is encoded by the coding sequence ATGAGCGACACCACGGTGTCCCCGCAGCAGGACGGCGCCGCGCCGGCGCCCGTGAACGCCGCCGACGTCGAGGAGGCGCTGCGCGACGTCATCGACCCCGAGCTCGGCGTCAACGTCGTCGACCTCGGCCTGGTCTACGGCATCGCGATCGAGCAGGGCCGCAACGTCGTCATCGACATGACGCTCACCTCGGCGGCGTGCCCGCTGACGGACGTCATCGAGGATCAGGCGGGCACCTCGCTCGAGGGGCTGGTCGACTCGGTGCGGATCAACTGGGTGTGGATGCCGCCGTGGGGTCCGGAGAAGATCACGGACGACGGCCGCGCGATGATGCGGGCGCTGGGCTTCAACATCTGA
- the sufU gene encoding Fe-S cluster assembly sulfur transfer protein SufU, whose translation MSTGMEQLYQQLILDHAKHPAHRGAQEAYDVEVHHVNPTCGDEVTLRVRLDADASGAPVIGELTWTGQGCSISQASASVMSQAVAGGSVEHALALSDDFRELMDSRGVLPEKFEGDGLAEEMEDAVAFVGVARYPARIKCALLGWAAMKDAVAQASVTTTNPEEGR comes from the coding sequence ATGAGCACCGGCATGGAGCAGCTGTACCAGCAGCTGATCCTCGACCACGCCAAGCACCCCGCCCACCGCGGGGCGCAGGAGGCGTACGACGTCGAGGTCCACCACGTGAACCCCACCTGCGGGGACGAGGTGACGCTGCGCGTGCGCCTGGACGCCGACGCGTCGGGCGCGCCGGTCATCGGCGAGCTCACCTGGACCGGGCAGGGCTGCTCGATCTCGCAGGCCTCGGCCTCGGTGATGTCGCAGGCCGTCGCCGGCGGGTCCGTCGAGCACGCGCTCGCGCTGTCCGACGACTTCCGCGAGCTCATGGACTCCCGCGGCGTGCTGCCCGAGAAGTTCGAGGGCGACGGGCTGGCGGAGGAGATGGAGGACGCCGTCGCGTTCGTCGGCGTCGCCCGGTACCCCGCCCGCATCAAGTGCGCCCTGCTCGGCTGGGCGGCCATGAAGGACGCGGTGGCGCAGGCCTCCGTGACGACCACGAACCCCGAGGAGGGGCGATGA
- a CDS encoding SufS family cysteine desulfurase has protein sequence MTDTLDRAAQDGQGRTLDAAELAAVRADFPLLQRTVRDGRPLVYLDSGATSQKPEVVLDAEQDFYTQRNAAVHRGAHQLAEEATEAFETARHEVASFVGVHDDEIVWTSNATAGLNLVAYAMSNATLGRGGAAAQRFALAPGDEIVVTEAEHHANLVPWQELAARTGATLRWLGVDDDGRIRADELGTVVTDRTKVLAFTHASNVTGAVTDVAPFVARAREVGALTVLDACQSVPHLPVDLAALGVDFAAFSGHKMLGPTGVGALYGRRELLEAMPPVTTGGSMVEVVTMEQTTYAPPPRRFEAGTQMVSQAVGMGAAATYLAELGMDAVAAHERHLAGLLLDAVASVPGVRVIGPTENVDRLATVSFVVDGVHAHDVGQVLDDRGVAVRVGHHCAQPLHRRFGVAATARASAAVYTTDEEIAVFREALAGVRTFFGLDD, from the coding sequence ATGACCGACACGCTGGACCGGGCCGCGCAGGACGGGCAGGGGCGGACGCTGGACGCCGCCGAGCTGGCCGCCGTGCGCGCGGACTTCCCCCTGCTGCAGCGGACCGTCCGCGACGGGCGCCCGCTGGTCTACCTCGACTCCGGCGCGACCTCGCAGAAGCCCGAGGTCGTCCTCGACGCGGAGCAGGACTTCTACACGCAGCGGAACGCCGCCGTGCACCGCGGCGCGCACCAGCTCGCCGAGGAGGCCACCGAGGCGTTCGAGACCGCGCGGCACGAGGTGGCCTCGTTCGTGGGCGTGCACGACGACGAGATCGTCTGGACCTCCAACGCCACCGCCGGGCTCAACCTCGTCGCCTACGCGATGTCGAACGCGACGCTCGGGCGCGGGGGAGCGGCGGCGCAGCGGTTCGCCCTGGCCCCCGGCGACGAGATCGTCGTCACCGAGGCCGAGCACCACGCGAACCTCGTGCCGTGGCAGGAGCTGGCCGCCCGCACCGGCGCCACGCTGCGCTGGCTCGGCGTCGACGACGACGGCCGCATCCGGGCGGACGAGCTCGGCACCGTCGTGACCGACCGGACCAAGGTGCTCGCGTTCACGCACGCCTCGAACGTCACCGGCGCCGTCACCGACGTCGCGCCGTTCGTGGCCCGGGCCCGCGAGGTCGGCGCCCTGACGGTCCTCGACGCCTGCCAGAGCGTGCCGCACCTGCCCGTCGACCTGGCCGCGCTCGGCGTCGACTTCGCCGCGTTCTCCGGGCACAAGATGCTCGGCCCCACCGGCGTCGGCGCGCTGTACGGCCGCCGCGAGCTGCTCGAGGCCATGCCGCCCGTCACGACCGGCGGCTCGATGGTCGAGGTCGTCACGATGGAGCAGACCACCTACGCGCCGCCGCCGCGCCGGTTCGAGGCCGGGACCCAGATGGTGTCCCAGGCCGTGGGCATGGGCGCCGCCGCGACGTACCTCGCCGAGCTCGGCATGGACGCGGTCGCCGCGCACGAGCGGCACCTCGCCGGGCTGCTGCTCGACGCGGTGGCGTCGGTCCCCGGCGTCCGGGTGATCGGCCCCACCGAGAACGTGGACCGCCTCGCGACGGTGTCGTTCGTCGTCGACGGCGTGCACGCGCACGACGTGGGTCAGGTCCTCGACGACCGCGGCGTGGCCGTGCGGGTCGGGCACCACTGCGCGCAGCCGCTGCACCGCCGGTTCGGCGTGGCTGCGACCGCCCGCGCGTCGGCCGCCGTCTACACGACGGACGAGGAGATCGCGGTGTTCCGGGAAGCACTGGCGGGGGTCCGGACGTTCTTCGGACTGGACGACTGA
- the sufC gene encoding Fe-S cluster assembly ATPase SufC, with translation MPTLEIRDLHVSVETKEGPKPILRGVDLTINSGETHAIMGPNGSGKSTLAYSLAGHPKYEITSGTVTLDGEDLVAMSADERARAGLFLAMQYPVEVPGVSVSNFLRTAKTAIDGEAPALRTWIKDVDGAMERLRMDSSFAERSVNEGFSCGEKKRHEILQMELLMPQFAILDETDSGLDVDALRIVSEGVNRAKESTDVGVLLITHYTRILRYIQPDFVHVFVDGRIAEEGGPELAERLENEGYDRFLTSGASA, from the coding sequence ATGCCCACCCTGGAGATCCGCGACCTGCACGTCAGCGTCGAGACGAAGGAGGGTCCGAAGCCGATCCTCCGCGGCGTCGACCTGACCATCAACAGCGGCGAGACGCACGCCATCATGGGCCCGAACGGCTCCGGCAAGTCCACGCTGGCCTACTCGCTCGCCGGGCACCCGAAGTACGAGATCACCTCCGGCACCGTCACGCTCGACGGCGAGGACCTCGTGGCGATGTCGGCCGACGAGCGCGCCCGCGCCGGCCTGTTCCTCGCCATGCAGTACCCGGTCGAGGTCCCCGGCGTCTCGGTGTCGAACTTCCTGCGCACCGCCAAGACCGCGATCGACGGCGAGGCGCCCGCGCTCCGCACCTGGATCAAGGACGTCGACGGCGCCATGGAGCGCCTGCGCATGGACTCCTCGTTCGCCGAGCGCTCGGTCAACGAGGGCTTCTCGTGCGGCGAGAAGAAGCGCCACGAGATCCTGCAGATGGAGCTCCTGATGCCCCAGTTCGCGATCCTCGACGAGACCGACTCGGGCCTCGACGTCGACGCGCTGCGCATCGTCTCCGAGGGCGTGAACCGCGCCAAGGAGTCGACCGACGTGGGCGTCCTGCTCATCACGCACTACACGCGCATCCTGCGCTACATCCAGCCGGACTTCGTCCACGTGTTCGTCGACGGCCGGATCGCCGAGGAGGGCGGGCCCGAGCTCGCCGAGCGCCTCGAGAACGAGGGCTACGACCGGTTCCTGACCTCGGGCGCCTCCGCCTGA